In Chroicocephalus ridibundus chromosome 2, bChrRid1.1, whole genome shotgun sequence, the DNA window GGTTGTCTGAATTGCAGCACTATTCCCTTTCCTTCCTACAACGCAACTCTCTCATTAGGAAACTACTTGTAGTCCTCAGTAAAACTAAAAGAAACTCAAAAGTTACATGGTATGTTTTCAGTCTTGTAATGGTCATCTACTGTCATCTACTTTATATACTACAGTACATGGCTTATCTCAGTTACCTAGGAAATAATTTCAGACCCCATTTAGAAATCAAATTGAGTTTAGGTTCGGTTACGTCTTCTCATGGGATGCGCATTAATAGTTTCCACACAGAagtcttttttccaaaatgtagCAGTAgaaatttggtttgttttgtatCTAAATAGTTTTTCCTTCAGCATAGCAGCCGTCAAGGTATTAGGTGGAACCCAAGTCTGCGTACATTCTTGACCAAAACAAGTTTATTGTTCAGCAAAGCAAACCATGAAAGTTTAAAAGGGAAGCGCCTGTGCTGTTACCACTGTTTACTTGAAAGAAGCCTTGAACCAGCTTTAAAGAGAGTTATGCTGGCATGGACctttgtttaaataaactttcacttttgctattgatttgtttGAATAATTATACTTAATTCAAAGCTATTTTGCTTGAAGCATGTTCATCTGTATAGAAATACAAAGTTTGTTTAATGCTTTGTGTTAATTCCCAAGATGTACTTACTGTGTCTTAAATGATTTCAGCATATTCGTTACCAACTATAACTGTGATCTCCAACTGCAAATGAAATTTCTATCCCAGGTAAAGACTCACATCCAAGTTTGAGCAATATTCTTTTATTAAAGGAGAAAGTACCTCAACTGAATGCAACATAAAGTTCACCTTGTACACTGTAAAGCCTAACAAAATAGCTCAGTTCGAGCTATACTCCATACTGcatttaaaaagtcagtttagcatgaaaaaccaaactaaaatcaGTTatgcagaaaaagcttttttctttttgcgaGGTGGTTTCTTTATCTTATTTGGATTTGGAACAAGTTTCTTGATTTTCAAAGGCtgcaaaattacatttgaaaGATCGAACTGACTGCTTTCCCTACGCTTCCGCTTCTGGCTTGTGAGCTCATCCCCCAGCGCCTCTGCGAGCTGCTCAGGTTCCTGACTTTCTGAAGAATCTGCATGTGCATGAGCCACAGATTCTTCAGGTCTATACTGAAACCATGGCACTTCCAAGGCTGGTATCTTCGGAATTATTGCTTCTACTGCTTCAGTGAATTTGTCAGACTGCTTTTTAAAGCCTAGCGCTAAAGCAGATGTTAAGCCAAGAAGTGGCGCAACTGTTTCACTGAGACGGGGAACTTGGCCTGCCGGTGTGGCTCGACTTGCGCTCAGCTGAATAAGATGCGATGTGATCATGGCAGGTTTCGCAGACTTGCACACCAGCAAGAGAAgtagttcatttttttccaatgcttttgTAACTTCATTAACTCCAATAGCAAGCTGTCTTCTGATACTTATGTCAGTCCATCCTGTTTTTTGTCGATGgccttctgtttcctcttctttcGGGAGTTCATTGGTGCTAGCATCacactttatttccatttggttttTTGTAAgggaatgttttttctttcttggagtCTCAATCTTTTTAAGTCCAATATGCTTAATCCTTTCTTCTAAAGTCTGTAGTATAAAATGCATATCTTCTCCATCTAtagttttccactgaaaaacaaaGGGGTTATCAAGACTCGTTTTTACAgtgattttctttgctttacgAAGTGTTGCTGTCCCTTGTGGAATTACAGACATCCTGAGGTTCCTTTGCGTTTTGCCACCCTAGCtgtgaagagaagaaagaggtgaaGTAAACATTGGTTGAAATACTGTACTGTTTGCTGTGGACATCATTACCAGAAGCTTCTCTTGGGAATGCAGAAGAGAAACATCACATCTCAAAAGGATACTGGCAACTATCACCCTCCTCCCATTTGCTCAGTGCTAATCCTTAACAAATCTCCCACAAGCCACAggctgtgctgccttttttttttcttcctaaataaataaaaaaaaacccagcagactGGACAGCAAGGTAACACCACTGACCAGAGACCCTTCTAAAACTGAACAAAAGCAGCTGGTGGtattacagatttaaaaacaaaaaagaaccacaaCTTGTACGACCACTCAATTTTAACTGTTGTGCAGCTGCATTGTAGCAGTATTCCTAAGTGTGACACCCCCACCCGCCCCAGAATCACAACTTGAAACAAGCTCCAAGTTCCTgaatttatttagcattttttaaactttaagtTTGCCTTTTACTTCTTTAATCCATGTCTTGTGTTTGTCTGCATTTAGAAGGTATGATAGAAATCCACAGACTCTATAATGCATGCTTTCAGTGAAGGAAGGCAATCCTCTACAGGCCTCCAGGAAGTCCAGAAGGGGTCTTTTACTCATGTGGTACCTAGACCATGCCTTTAGggatgagaaaaatgaaacaggagcagagaaaggaTAATTGTTCTATCTCTGACTGATCTAGTCCAGAGGAACAGTGAAGACATGACGGCAGGCCCGATTACGAGTCCTGGTAACCCAGTCACTCCCCCTAGTCCTGGCTTGGGTCACTATTCACCATCTCCTTGCCCAGCTAGTAATACCTTCATTGCTGCACAGCCAACCTTACAGATTAAGAGGAGCTCAAATCAGGAGAAATATATGACATGACTCCCTCCTGTTTCCTAGTTGCCCAAGCAGGCATATGGATAGCGTTTATGTACGTCGCTGGAGCAGTAGCCTTTAGACAttcacaaaataacattttgctaGTCCAGTCAGATCTCTGTGTACTGGCAGCAAGCTACcttgatataaaaagaaaaaaagaagacaaactcCATCTTCACTGAAATTCCCCCAA includes these proteins:
- the RPP38 gene encoding ribonuclease P protein subunit p38, which translates into the protein MSVIPQGTATLRKAKKITVKTSLDNPFVFQWKTIDGEDMHFILQTLEERIKHIGLKKIETPRKKKHSLTKNQMEIKCDASTNELPKEEETEGHRQKTGWTDISIRRQLAIGVNEVTKALEKNELLLLLVCKSAKPAMITSHLIQLSASRATPAGQVPRLSETVAPLLGLTSALALGFKKQSDKFTEAVEAIIPKIPALEVPWFQYRPEESVAHAHADSSESQEPEQLAEALGDELTSQKRKRRESSQFDLSNVILQPLKIKKLVPNPNKIKKPPRKKKKAFSA